A segment of the Lolium perenne isolate Kyuss_39 chromosome 3, Kyuss_2.0, whole genome shotgun sequence genome:
CCTGCAACATACTCTTAGGAACCAATTAGCTAATGCTACATCGCAACCTCTTTCAGTTTAAAAATATGAGTGAATGTCACTTTTACCCCACTGTATTTGTGATGTGTATTACTTAGTTTAGTAAATTTCTAGCAAAATATCTCTTTTAGGAAAAATTGACCATAGTTTTAACCTGTTTTAGCCTTTTGCATGTTTTGTTAGATAAGACCCGTATGTTAGGTCGATGTGGCGCGATACAATATGTAAAGATTGGTGGTGTGGTGTCATCGATGATTATGTATAGCCTTCTCTTCACCATCCGTTCTATTCATTGTCACCATCGTGATACTTTTGAGCTTCACTCGTCACCTCACATTTTTTGGGGAATGCATTAGAAAAAGAGAATCCAGAGTTTACAAAAGGGATGATTTAGATGGATATTCATTAGAATGGATAATTAGTATCACAAATACATATCTAGGGTAAACATTAAACATCActttaaaaaaaataaagaaaatggtAGATTGTCACTCACTCTCCGACACGTAATGTCACTACCGACGTACTCCAAATCTTATCAGTGGACTAAACCGTGCGAGATATACCACGCTGAGCAAGCTGCTACCCTCTACTGAAGCATAGCAGGTTGAGGGAGATCACTAGTGAAACCAAGGTAGTTGACGACGCATTCCCATCCGACTCCGAGGCTGCCTTCCAGAAACTCCTGTACAGGAGAAGTGCCCAGTTCCGCTTCAGaggacgaggaggaagatgacgacCACCGTCCCCGCGACGTCTCACCGCTGTGATGGCGCCAACTCTGCTCGGCGGCGATAAACGGCCGAGGAGATTCTTCCACATTCTGATACCGATCAAAGACGCCGACGACTCCGCCAGCGTTCGAGCCAAAGTCGACGACGGTAGGAGGCATCGTCGCACGTGCCTCTTGCTGACAGGgatcgccgccggcgccgcctccgCACGTGTGGTCGCCGTAGTAGGCGATCACGAACGCCGCGGGGCCCTCCTGCGACTGCTGTACCCGGCGAGTCGCGCCGCAGCCGTCGCCGCTGTATGCGCAGCGGTAATAGAACCTGCAACAGAAGAGCGTACGTACGTGAGGCTCCGCTCTGAATCCTCTGACCGCGAGCAGCCGCGCAAACGCAACACATTTCCTATCCGGTTTCTACCTCGGGTGCTTGCTTCCATTGATGTCCTTCTGCCCGTACTTCCTCCACACGAACCCGTCAGCCGTCGTCCCGCACCGGACCTCCCGATGCGCCGACGCACCACGCGCCCTGCGAAATCAACTGTCAAATTAACATTCC
Coding sequences within it:
- the LOC127338743 gene encoding uncharacterized protein; the protein is MAMSTPATVVLEMMTMGQQSAAHLRELLRAASPPTEAERGQALTAEILRCCDRVIAAMSGVAAGRKRKAITEHGAMPSKRRARGASAHREVRCGTTADGFVWRKYGQKDINGSKHPRFYYRCAYSGDGCGATRRVQQSQEGPAAFVIAYYGDHTCGGGAGGDPCQQEARATMPPTVVDFGSNAGGVVGVFDRYQNVEESPRPFIAAEQSWRHHSGETSRGRWSSSSSSSSEAELGTSPVQEFLEGSLGVGWECVVNYLGFTSDLPQPAMLQ